In Pseudomonas nunensis, a single window of DNA contains:
- a CDS encoding DUF1302 domain-containing protein, producing MTKTTMRAIFTPQALAAAVALGCCAQAQAVAFNVGEIEGTFDSSLSVGASWGMRDADKSLVGTVNGGTGQSSTGDDGRLNFKKGETFSKIVKGIHDLELKYGDTGVFVRGKYWYDFELKDEDREFKQISDSGRKEGAKSSGAQILDAFIYHNYSIADLPGTVRAGKQVVSWGESTFIGNSINSINPIDVSAFRRPGAEIKEGLIPVNMLFGSQGLTDQLTVEGFYQLEWDQTVLDNCGTYFGVDVAADGCNNNYTVGSPAIAPLAPLAAAFGQPIQVTREGVVVPRGGDRDARDSGQWGTALRWLGDDTEYGLYFMNYHSRTPTVGTVTAGASTLASLPGMVSIANRLAPGSGSGLAQSVMLGRGQYYLEYPEDIRLYGASFSTTLPTGTAWTGEISYRPNAPVQVNTNDLTLAMINPIAGGAASPIASGPGSDNKGYRRKEVTQLQSTLTHFFDQVLGAQRLTLVGEAAVVRVGGLESRNKLRYGRDSVYGQYGFGGDTDGFVTSTSWGYRARAILDYANVIGGINLKPNLSWSHDVSGYGPNGLFNEGAKAISVGVDADYRNTYTASLSYTDFFGGDYNTLTDRDFLALSFGVNF from the coding sequence ATGACAAAAACAACAATGCGCGCCATCTTCACGCCGCAGGCGCTCGCCGCTGCGGTGGCTTTGGGTTGCTGCGCACAAGCCCAGGCCGTTGCATTCAATGTCGGGGAAATCGAGGGCACGTTCGATTCTTCGCTGTCCGTCGGCGCGAGCTGGGGCATGCGTGATGCGGACAAGTCGTTGGTCGGCACGGTCAACGGCGGTACGGGGCAGTCTTCGACTGGTGATGACGGGCGGCTGAACTTCAAGAAGGGCGAAACCTTCTCCAAGATCGTCAAGGGCATCCACGACCTTGAACTGAAATACGGCGACACCGGTGTGTTTGTACGCGGCAAGTACTGGTACGACTTCGAACTGAAGGACGAGGACCGCGAGTTCAAGCAGATCAGCGACAGCGGCCGCAAGGAAGGCGCCAAGTCGTCCGGGGCACAGATCCTCGACGCCTTTATCTATCACAACTATTCCATCGCCGATTTGCCGGGCACCGTGCGTGCCGGCAAGCAGGTGGTGAGCTGGGGCGAAAGTACCTTCATCGGCAACTCGATCAACAGCATCAACCCGATCGACGTTTCCGCATTTCGGCGTCCCGGTGCGGAGATCAAGGAAGGCTTGATCCCGGTGAACATGCTGTTCGGTTCCCAGGGTTTGACCGATCAACTGACCGTTGAAGGTTTCTACCAATTGGAATGGGACCAGACCGTTCTCGACAACTGCGGCACCTACTTCGGTGTCGATGTGGCGGCGGACGGTTGCAACAACAACTACACCGTCGGCAGCCCGGCGATTGCACCGTTGGCACCGCTGGCAGCAGCCTTTGGCCAGCCGATCCAGGTCACCCGCGAAGGGGTGGTGGTGCCGCGTGGCGGCGACCGTGATGCGCGGGATTCGGGGCAGTGGGGCACGGCGTTGCGCTGGCTCGGTGACGATACCGAGTACGGCCTGTATTTCATGAATTACCACAGCCGCACACCGACGGTCGGCACCGTCACCGCCGGCGCGTCGACCCTGGCCAGCCTTCCGGGCATGGTCAGCATTGCCAACCGACTGGCACCGGGCAGCGGTTCGGGCCTGGCTCAAAGCGTGATGCTGGGTCGCGGCCAGTACTACCTCGAATACCCGGAAGACATTCGCCTGTACGGCGCGAGCTTCTCCACCACCTTGCCCACCGGCACCGCGTGGACCGGCGAGATCAGCTACCGCCCCAACGCCCCGGTACAGGTCAACACCAACGACCTGACCCTGGCCATGATCAATCCGATTGCTGGCGGCGCGGCCTCGCCGATTGCCTCCGGGCCGGGCTCTGACAACAAAGGTTATCGCCGCAAGGAAGTGACCCAGCTCCAGAGCACCCTGACGCACTTCTTCGATCAGGTGCTGGGCGCCCAGCGCTTGACCCTGGTCGGTGAAGCGGCGGTGGTGCGGGTTGGTGGCCTGGAGTCGCGGAACAAACTGCGTTACGGCCGTGACTCGGTCTACGGCCAGTACGGTTTCGGCGGCGACACCGATGGCTTCGTCACCTCGACCTCCTGGGGCTACCGCGCCCGGGCGATCCTCGACTACGCCAACGTGATCGGCGGCATCAACCTCAAGCCCAACCTGTCCTGGTCCCATGACGTCAGCGGCTACGGCCCCAACGGTCTGTTCAACGAAGGCGCCAAGGCGATCAGCGTCGGTGTCGATGCCGACTACCGCAACACCTACACCGCGAGCCTGAGTTACACCGACTTTTTTGGCGGGGACTACAACACCCTGACTGACCGCGACTTCCTGGCGCTGAGCTTCGGCGTGAACTTCTGA